The following coding sequences are from one Nicotiana tabacum cultivar K326 chromosome 1, ASM71507v2, whole genome shotgun sequence window:
- the LOC142164250 gene encoding uncharacterized protein LOC142164250, translated as MEIYAKAYDVKVWRVIKKVNYPLPATAQPLVDPKYIDSYTDEQMAVVQVNNKAINLLYNAISGEEYEKISSFDTAKEMLDKLEVTYEGTNKVKETHINMLVHDYELFQMKE; from the coding sequence ATGGAAATATATGCAAAGGCTTATGATGTTAAAGTCTGGAGAGTTATCAAAAAGGTGAACTATCCCCTGCCGGCTACCGCTCAACCACTTGTTGATCCCAAATATATAGATTCATATACAGATGAGCAAATGGCAGTTGTACAAGTCAACAATAAGGCGATAAATTTGCTCTACAATGCTATAAGTGGGGAAGAGTATGAGAAAATCTCCAGTTTTGATACGGCCAAAGAGATGTTGGATAAGCTTGAAGTTACATATGAAGGAACCAACAAAGTAAAGGAAACACACATTAACATGTTGGTTCATGATTATGAACTCTTTCAGATGAAAGAATGA